attcacaagtagttaaggttgttttcacaatcatgttaagtaaattcctagcatgagtatcatgatgtcatagttacaagtgctttgtcaatacttatgattttcatagaacgtaatgatctttgattgtatctctattatgatgtcatgtaggggacttttgaagaatgctttgggttgtcgtatgatgtcatccaatccaataacttaaggaaaatctgagggttaattagtgatgtcacggttaatctagggtgttgaggttcatggtttatcgaaaagcaactggaaatcaatttgtatgcaagtgtgtcatgtgtggagaaggaccctctagctagctaatcacccatccatatccccaaattcgtccaaagtttacttaagtcttttagttacttgtttttcttttaaattcgtcaaaaacctaatcccctttatttagttgtgtcaaatctgtcctaattgtgagtttgagtgtttttgagtcaaaaccaattctattttcgtccaagtcaagtcctagagtctaaattgagtcttttttattgttttgagttgttttgagtcttttaagtttgttttgagtcatacaagtttagttaagagtcttttgattttgtttacgtgttttgaagtatatttttacatctttgagtcagttttcattagattagcaatccctcctaatccccggtccagaacgatccctacttatacatatactacaattgtcaaacgagggtttaatttgtgcgcgtataaatctcgcatcagcagCCAGAGCTTGAAGTAGTGTAAAGCGTTGAGCTTCGCgatcggctagtcgtttgacagcggtcactGAAGTTCTTCGCCGATTTTGATCATGACGGCTAGAGTGACGAGCTTGAGGTTATTGGTAGCGTGAGGAGACAGAGGAAGAAGCTCCACCATCACCATTGAGCACAGGCAAGGAGCACAGCCACTGAGCACAGGTAGCAGTGAGTTCCCATTTGTCGCCCGTGTAAGTGTTGATGCGGTGAGTGTAAGGCACGATCACGTCCTTCACAAGCGATCCTTGGTCCTCTTTCAACCGCCCAAAATCGCAAACAAGCAGTACACAATTTTTTACTTTGTCAATCACTTTGTACAGAGCATTGGGGTCCGAAGCCATGATCACATGGTCTCGGCCGTTGTTCCTCTTCCAGTACTCCTGCGATTTCAGCCACTCAATCAAGGCCACCTGATTCTCCTCGTTGCTGTACAACGGCTTCTCCGACCGGGAAGCCGGTCGCGCCGGGTTAACAATCAGGCTCAATGACGAGAAGAACGGCACGTAGAACAAGTCTGCCTCTTCCGGATCCAATACCCTCTCAACGGGCGAACCGACCCGTTCCGATTCGGGTTTGAGCAGGTCCCGGAACAGGTACCGCTCACCCATGTGCTGGTGACCCGGGTACTTGAGCTTCGAAACGTCGTCGTCGGTTGCTGCAGCGTTATGCAAAGAAGGAAAGGCTGCTGCTTGTTCGTCTGTCACTGCTTGTTGTTTTGTTCGAAACCGTCCTTGCATCATCGTCGGGTTTCGGGACCATCGTTGGGCACGATGGgttcttcttctccaattgTTCAAACATGGAGGATGATGGTTTCTTCTCCGTTGCATCTctgaagagagaaagaaaaatgtcGAAAACCTCTTTAGACACCCAAGAGGTTGCAGGAGGCTGTGGGAAGGAGATTTTGCTGCTACATTTTGGTGAGATCTccgttgtgttttttttttttttttttttttttttttttttttttttttgtagtgctGCAAATGTCTCCATCGGGGGAGATGAAGAAGGAACGCTCCGCGGGAGGAGTTGACAGCGGCAAAGACGTCCTCTCCCGTGACAGAGTTGAAGCTGTGAATGGAGGATCGAATCGTCGGCGACGACTGCAGCAGCAACGACTGGGTCCTCGTGAGCTTCGCGTGGCTCCTACCTTCTTTTGACACCCTCAGAGTTTGGACCTCTCTGGTCGCTTGCGTGCTTCATCATCATTTGGGATCATTTCGCGGTTGGTTTGCAGCCGCAAGTGCAATGCTCAAGATCATTATGAAGATCCTGGATTTGATGTTGAAGGCCTTTGATATGTTGCACGGCCACGCTTGGCACGGATTTTGCAAGGAACATAATCTTCAGGAATGTGTAGTAGCTTCTCTACTGTTGCCATTTCTAAAGACGTCTGGGGAAGGCTAAACTGATATTCTAAAGTATTGAGGCAGTCAAATATGTCAACATCCATATTTTTAGCTCGTTTACTTGGCGGAGCTGAAAAGACAATCGAATTGGTATTATCCCAGGATTCCATCCCGAAGCTAATGGCAGGATAAGAATGCATGGCACTATGGTGGCCGTTCTTAGAACTAACACCTTCACCAGCATTTTGACTTACTTGAGAGATTTGACAAAGAGAATCTTGCCCAGTGAAGCTCAACTGAGACTTTAATCTTGTTACTCCGGGACCACCATTATTGCCCCCTTGTGATCTATAACTTCTAGTTCCTCTTGTAACTGAGAATCCTTCATGTAACTAAGAAGCCAGCTGGAGAGCTTCGCTGGCGAACCAGAGCCGCCGACGATGtcgaagaacaagaagaagagttGGAAGATCCAATCTCATTTAGACCGTGCGATCGGAGCAGTGGCTTGGTGGTGCTGGTGTCCCTGTGGCTGCTGTTGGATGAGTTGACTTTGAAGCTGGACTCGGAGCTAGTGAAGGAGGGAGAGTCGCCGCCACCGTCTCCGTTTTCTGGGTCGTTTTTCGGGGTCAACAACTCGGCTACTATCCGCCTCCCGAACCACCGACGCTTCGAGGTCCGAATGGTCTGAATTGGCACCGCCGCTGGATTTCGCCACACCGCTGGACGGAAAAAACACTCCCGAACTAAAGGACAATATCCCCTCCTCGTTGCTACCCAGCGACGGCGGGGACCTCTTCTTTTTGCTGTTGTTATCCTCAACGGCGACGATTTGGGAATGCCCCGAGAACAATTTCCCGTTGGCGCTGTAAGAGCTCCTCTTGCTTTCCCCGAAATTCAAAATCTCGCCCGATTCGGGCTTCAACGAATGCGAATTGGAATTCGAATTCTTCACGCTGCTCCTGTCATATCCGTTGTAGTTGGAGAAATTGAGCTCCCTGGGGAAGAAGCTCTGCGTCTGCTGTTGTTGTACTTGCTGCTGTAATTGTGGTACTTGAACCGGGCTTGGGTTCTCGGATAAGCTACTGGAGCTCGGGTGGTTGTCGAACTAAATCGGCTTTGAAATGGGCTGGTTGATGGGCTTAGACTTTAAGGActtgctgatttttttttttttttttttttttttaattttaattttttttaattttttttttttttttatttaattttttttttctgattttgggaGAACACATATACATGCATTcccttcctttattttattttttattttttattttttttaacaaataacatGTAATTTTTTGTACAAAGAATGTAATAATATTGACTTTCATTAGTCACTTTTACTACAACctcattttgatgtgactgaacTCAAAATTAGACGTTCAAGCTACCTACATACCCTTCCAACAAAGAGATCAAGTCGAAACGTAgttcaaatgtttgtttttttttttttttttttttttttttttttttttttttttttgtgtctgtacttgaagttttgaagtttcaagttgcctacgtacccttggttgaggagggatcaagtcatgacgtagttcaaatacatatatttttttttttttttttttttttttttgttggtgccgtacacagtttatgctcttgcgggctaGGAGCATTTTGTTGTTACCTTTTACGCTCGTGCGGACAATGAGCTTTTGGTgccatttgcagtttcagctcatgcaagcaaggagcgtttgttgtcaccttttatgctcgtgcggacaaggagctttggttgtcgccttttaggctcgtgcgaacgaggagcgtttggtgtcaccttttaggctcgtgcgaacgaggagcttttgaaatttgtcaaacgatcttagagaggcattccttgcaatctttatagcaaggagtcttgattgagtgattgaagaagtcttttgggaagaaatcgcgcatcgtgatggcaacgggcgatctttgtgtcataacttcatcatcctcaacactttcatgtagctttgaaggttgacggtagctgctttgccccctttccgattggtgaacttgtggaggagacctatgtttcttgtgcattttctttggagtgacataagtccatccttcatcttcacttgacttgactgacatggttttggagcatgcccccagcggttgaggcgaagattttgaattcaaagagccagaagtgacggaggtatagtttgatttcaccacatcattaagatctagctcgatgatccctttctgagccaacttcatgataagatcttttagcacaaagcacttttccgtcggatgaccaatgaagcggtggaatttacagtaccttggactgtcagtacggttcatctcttctggccgtttacactcaggtaggttgatcacctttttttccagcaagtcatctaacatggcaaccacgtcagagtcggggaatggataagtcttctcctcaagctccttcaaagtgcgtctacgtatctcttgatcacgaaaagcttcggtttgaatcgccttgcctcgtgtatgggttttgactggagttgtgttgagcgtcattgcttccttggtgggtttccacgtagccttatccacctttggccccaaaactttgtcattcttgtagtcggcgatctgctctttcttcccatgacgggtgatgcttaactccatatcatgggcgcgggtggctacctcctcaaatgttcgtggtttgatgccttgaaggatgtaatgtagtccccactgcatgccttgaacgcacatctcaatggcagaggtttcagaaagccgatctttacaatccagacttaaggagcgccatctatttatgtagttgatgacaggttcatctctccactgtttcgtactggtcagctctagcatgcttacagtacgacgagtgctgtagaaacggttgaggaattccctttctagctggtcccaactgttgatagactcaggttcgaggtcagtgtaccagtcaaaagcgttacttttcagcgaacgcacgaactgtttgacgaggtagtctccctctgtcccagcattgttgcaagtttcaatgaaatgggcgacatgttgcttcgggttgccttttccatcgaactgcatgaattttgggggctgataaccccttggcatcttcaaagcatcaatcttcttggagtaaggctttgagtacagtgcagagtcatgcgagcttccttcgtactgtgtcttgacagtgcttgcgatcatctcctgtagctgctggatagagagagatcccatgaatgccgttgcttggtctagctttggcttctcttcaactttctccgctggtggctcctcttcttcgtcgccttctttctttaataggccaatatttgggtcgactttcacgtcgggcagcgcatctagttggttgacaagtgcggcaatttgcaagtccttctcttccacagtccgtgtgagctttgcgattgcttcattcatctgagctaactgctcctcgattgaagttgctccagtggtcatgacttgcatggttgtactgccgcttggatcagggtcggagagtagggactctgagtatttcctcgggctttcgtcttctttaccttcttgaaccgtgatgtagaaaacatcttggatctcctcttcagtgccgttctcttgggtttgttggcatgaagatttgccagtgtggacgatgatgcgccgccttaccttcagtggtccttttgtgtcgacctctaggattgcttggcgctccatccttgaaggaatcaagcttcgagcgtcgtctttttctcctaacccatcgagcttttctccctttggggttgtcttcctctttccaaaaggcttaccattatcttcaaatctttctgaagctgatcgtcgcagaggagagatagctgtgttgctttgtttcttaggctttaacaacctttcaaaaacagagctttgggatgtcggcgcgttaagcctcttgaagacagaggttcggtcttgaccaccaatgcgattaagcactgaagttctggagcttgaatggctcatcctatcgaagaccgacgcccgaggggagggtttaggctcttcttggtcttgttcaatgctcacgctgatgtgttgagcgctagctttcttcactttgcttgaaatcttcacgggtgcatttggtgtgaagccaagtccagctttgttgttgtcaactccataaccatgctccttcaacttcttttgagttttggtgaggttacgttcttcgtcattgacagtgtttgaaaccttctttccagccaccgcagaagaagtgaagtcgtacccggccttcgacatgagtttgtaggcgttagggtcgaaaccttcctcggtcctcttggttggaagagagcttggtttcactatgacaccatgttgcgcctccagacggttgatgagtccggcagtttgcaagtttttctcctctgcagtctttatcagccttgcaattgtttccttcatctgaaccagctgtttttcaatggaggtagtaccgatagtcatgacttgttctttgtttgaagccatggactgtgcttgaatatcttgaacggagacagagatgagaggtagagattgtcccaccgggcgtgccaaatttgtgaacacgaaaaattcctgaaaacaagagacaagaatacgtgtacaaaatatatttttgtgttaatgattttggggttacaatctctttgtaatttgatcctctgattctatcttcgtagggtgtaggtttgtggatgagctgttgatccaaagggccgtcggggcttgatctaaggatgaacagttgatgaacgatgaacactttcttcaagggccgtcggggcttgatcttgaataatggttgtgtggatttcttcaagggcttttgggcttgatcttgaatgaacggatgagcggatcttcaagggcttttgggcttaatcttgaagaacgattggatgtgtgaatttgttgaggttgttgatccaaagggccgtcggggcttgatctttaggatgaacggatgatgaacactttcttcaagggccgtcggggcttgatcttgaatcggtggaagttcttcaagggccgtcggggcttgatctttaggatgaacggatgatgaacactttcttcaagggccgtcggggcttgatcttgaatgaacggatgatgaacactttcttcaagggccgtcggggcttgatcttgaatcggtggaagttcttcaagggccgtcggggcttgaccttgaaggaggatttgacgaagaacgaagagtgttttcttgatccttcgggatttgcttgagagctttagagtttcaaagcttcaaggttttggtgtgatgtaaattcccttctttctttcttcctttcctttctccttctccctcctccttgaaatgaatgccttggcctcctatttatagaattccaaaacttgatttttggatttaaataatcagatgaaataaatcgtttctgccagatattgactcgtgtcctatttgatgacctttccaatttatttctattttttgttgagtcacacgctacatgtaaaatttatgtgacacgtgagcgttgaaattttaattattggttaacattcatttcaccgaaatttcgatgtctacaatatTACAACACACTCTCAAGGACACTCTTTAGAAGCTACGACACTCACTCACTTCTAGAGACACACTCTAGACCACTCATACTCTTCACAAAACTACTCCTACTTCTCACTTGGTTGCCTACTTGCTTGCTTCTTGGTTACTTTCTTCTTAATTgatacaaatggtgtggatgccttcaTAGGCAaggatggaaccttggagaagcatggaaacatcatgctagagatatctagataattccactaccttcctaagctagaattacctacactaatcttgcatgttggtggaatcctcaccattcttctgGACTCTTACACCAACTTGAACTTTActagaattctctagcatgtgcatggatctttctttgtgCATGGGCTGGATCCATTTGTCTTTGGGCTCTTTGGGCTGGTGTTGTACTTTTAACATTCCCCATCAACACCAGCTCTTTCTTTACTCCATGCTGAGTTGATGATGGAGCTTTTTCTTGCACACCCATTTGCATGaaatgggtttcacatctcttcgCTTTGGCACTAGATTCCAAGCCTGATTTAGCTCCACTGCAGTGACCTCTTCTCCAAACTTTGAGCCACTCAGGTTCAACTGCTTCTTTTTCTATGGCTACATTGGTGTATTTAGGATTTAGCTTCCGGATTCTTGTTAACCTCCTTAGTtgtgattgtggagttgatacttCTACTTCACCAGGTCTATCTTCTTCTGGTTGTTGACATACGCCAGCTTGCCAAGGATTTTGAGATACTGCTTGCTcaacatcatcaccatcaaGTGAATCCTCAGACTCACCTGGTCTCGATTGGATTCGAACAGTTTGCTCCCCCATCTTTTGCTGCAACTTATCTTCAATTTCTCTTGAATCAGGCAATGCCTCATTTTCTAAGGatcaccaagaagatgcttcatcaaacaccacatttCGTGATGTGTAACATCTTCCAATcgtaggattacaacatttccACCCTTTTCTTTGgatgtcgtatcccacaaaaatACATCTAATTGCCTTCTAGTCAAACTTGCTACGTAAATGACTTGGAACAAATACATAGCACACATAGCCAAATACTTGAAAGtaactaactgtaggtttcatatCCCACAGTTTCTCAAAAGGTGAAACAAAttctaaccttggttgaggaagccTGTTGATCACATGAGCTGCAGTTCTCATTGCTTCGGCCAAAAACCTTCCTGGTACATTCTTGGCATGGAGCATACTTTGACATATCTTTGCGAGATGTCGATTCTTTCTTTCCGCTACACCATTCTATTGTGGTGTATTGGCACAGGTGAACTGGTGACGTATTCTACATTCTTATGGATACTAGGATAACTTATTCGAGGTATATTCTCATCCATTATCTGTGCGTATGCAAcagatcttctttcccacttctccttcaaCTGTCTCCTTAAActctttaaattttgaaaatgtttcagatttttctttcataaagaaaacccacacatacctggagaagtcatcaatgaacatCACCATGTACCGCATCCCACTTATTGATGGTTGCTTGACGGGCCCgaacacatcggaatgaaccaactccaatggttttttcgctttaaacttcgactcttcttatggtagttgatgtgctttaccatactggcattcTGCAAAAACCGTGTTTGTTCTCAAGTCAAGCTAAGGTAGCCCCTTAAGCattgacttcttcatcatcacatttaacTTGTGATAGCTAACATGACCCAATCTCATGTGCCATAAATATGTTGTCTCATTCTTCCTTATCTTGTCTACGTATGAGGTTTATGATGACATTACATAGATTGACTACAGTCGTCATCCCTCCATTGTTGGCGTCCCTAAGATCTTGAGGTgtcgatacaccttcacatcttgTGGACCAAACAAGACATAATTTCCTAATGACGTCAATTGTGGTACTGAAAGAAGATTTTTCTTCATACCTAGAACATGGTAGACATCTTAAAGCGGCACATGGTTAGTGTTGTATCAGGGCTCAATTACTGTCTTACCAATGTAAGtaatcggtaaccttgagttgttaGCCGTCTCCACTAAGTGGCCTTCTTTGTACTCAGCCAGACTTTGTAACTTTTTCTAATCACCTGTCACATAGTTTAAGCAGCCTGAATCCATGATCCAATCATTATGGTAGTCAATCGACTTCGAACTTGTTGCTGTGAGAGCTGACTCTTGCTTCTTCATAGCAACAAATGCTTCAGCGTCCCATTCTTCCTCCAAGGCTAGAGACGCAACgacgtcccaatcatcttcacttttcttttcTGAGTTAGAGACGTTACTTTCTGCAAGCCTTTTGAATTAGAAATCCTTCGCCTTGTGGcatttctttccacaattgtagcACTTTCCCTCAaaccttttattattctgggagTGATCACGGTTGTCGTGATACGTTGGAGCTCCCAGTCGCCGAAAACTCCCCTCCTTCCGGTGACCTTTctccttgtcaccatttctttctAATCCTTCACCAGCATGCTGCTTAaagctgcctttacttttggtgtAGAACGCTTCCTTTTCACCTTTTAACGAGACCCCTCTCATTTGCtttgccaaagcttcttgatcggcaagcaaattttcaaaatcaACAAGTGATGGTTGGGTCGACCATCCTTGTACAGCGGCAACGaagcctcgatattcgggtctcaatccatggataattattctttttatcctGGATTCTACAATTGCAGCACtaggatctaattctgaaatttcacAGCAAATAGACTTTACCTTGTGGAAATACTGGGCAATTGTCATGTCCTTTTAGGCCACTGATAATAGCTCATTCTTGACAAGTTGCAATCTTGTATCTTTCCTCTTTGAAAAGAGTGTGGCGAAGGTGTCCCACGCTTCTTTAGGTGTCTTGGCCTTGCGTATGTGCTCCAACATGTCACCTTCAACTGTAGTTTTTAAGGCAAACATGGCCTTACCTACCTTGATCTTCCACTTCCTCAAAGTGCCACTGGTGTCTTCTTCCGACTGCATAACTTCATTATCACTGAAGACATCCCAAAGGTCTTGGCCATGTAGGTAAGACTCCATACATGTAGCCCAtgtgttgtaatttttgttgttcaactTTTTGATTCCTTGAACAACTTGACGATCTCCCATCGTGTCGGCAAAACTTTGATAAGCCGAACAAGATTAGTCAACAATCTTGCGAAGCACTAAACTTCTCATGATTCTTAGAAGCTTCACTCGAGACAGTCTCTGATCGTACCGCTCTAATACCAATTGTTGGGGAAAAGttagagtacacaactctaacacaagtgttggagagacaacaCAAGTGAAcgaattacttgtattacacacaaaatattacaacacagtCTCAAGGACACTCTTTAGAAGCTACGTTACTCACTCATTTCTAGAGACATGCTCTAGACCACTCACACTGTTCACAAGACTACTCCTACTTCTCACTTGGTTACCTACTTGCTTGCTTCTTGGCTACTTTCTTCTTAATTgatacaaatggtgtggatgccttctccttttataggcatggatggaaccttgaagaagcatggaaacatcatgctagagatatctagataattccactaccttcctaagctagaattatctacactaatcttgcatgttggtggaatcctcaccattcttctagactcttccaccaacttgaactttgctagaattctctagcatgtgcATGGATCCATTTGTCTTGGGGCTCTTTGGGCTGGTGTTGTACTTATAACATATCCCTCAAGAAGAGGGATTAAGCAAACATACCTTATGTACACGTGCAACCAAATGCAGTTGATGCAACTGCATTAAAACGCAAGCTAACGGTGAAAAATGAGATTTAATATTGTTTTGTAAAAGGTTAAGTTCTCCAGGACAAAATCCTTTAAGAAGCATTTGTGTAAACCGAACTTAATAGTCAAGTTCTTTAGTATAAAGTTGTTATAGTAGGTCATAACCATTAGCTCTCACAGGTAATAATCCGTTACGGGTTCCATCCAATTGCATAAAAGATGCCTCAAGCAGCATCTCTAGATCTTCTACGTCATCGTAATCCATATTGTTACTGTTTACCAAGCTCCCACTTCTGTTAGGGTGCGAAGATGCTATTTGAAGCAGAACGCCCAAACAAAGCCTCAGGCTGTTGATTCTGCAACCATTTCCTTGTTAAATATAAATGTGCCATATCTTCATTGTCATCCAACAAATGTTCGCGTTCATCCCTCACCTGAAATCAGACAGACACATGCTTCTAactcaaaaagaaattaaaaaaaaaaaaaaaaaaaaaagaagggtcgtaattaataattaataggCACGTAGCCAAGAATGGGTCgaactcaaattaataaaaccctcttCGAAAAATGAACGAGGGTGAAATTGTGTTGagtgaattatttgtttacatattGTGTACAATTTTTGCTCAACACCTAGCAACAGTGATATAAAGTTAGTTATATGGATGTTGGTTTTGCCAACCCATCAAGTAGAAACAATTTCAAGAGAAGCCCCCTGTCGATCAATTTTCAACATAATAAAACCTAACTCCTGATACGATTCACTTCATATGCACTCAGTTATACAGGCTAACAATGTCAATACTAAAACCAGGACAAGTCTAAAGGAGGCGTGGTAATAAAAATCTCATCAGAAATATCTTGTTATTCACCAGAACGTGAGGGCTGTTGATTCTGCAGCcgatcaagaagctttggcaaaGCAAATGAGAGGGGTCTCGTTAAAAGGTGAAAAGGAAGCGTTCTacaccaaaagtaaaggcagcttTAAGCAGCATGCTGGTGAAGGATTagaaagaaatggtgacaaggagAAAGGTCACCGGAAGGAGGGGAGTTTTCGGCGACTGGGAGCTCCAACGTATCACGACAACCGTGAtcagtcccagaataataaaaggttTGAGGGAAAGT
This Pyrus communis chromosome 6, drPyrComm1.1, whole genome shotgun sequence DNA region includes the following protein-coding sequences:
- the LOC137735977 gene encoding probable arabinosyltransferase ARAD2 yields the protein MMQGRFRTKQQAVTDEQAAAFPSLHNAAATDDDVSKLKYPGHQHMGERYLFRDLLKPESERVGSPVERVLDPEEADLFYVPFFSSLSLIVNPARPASRSEKPLYSNEENQVALIEWLKSQEYWKRNNGRDHVIMASDPNALYKVIDKVKNCVLLVCDFGRLKEDQGSLVKDVIVPYTHRINTYTGDKWELTATCAQWLCSLPVLNGDGGASSSVSSRYQ